The following proteins are encoded in a genomic region of Lytechinus variegatus isolate NC3 chromosome 7, Lvar_3.0, whole genome shotgun sequence:
- the LOC121418618 gene encoding glutaminyl-peptide cyclotransferase-like isoform X2 — MKAMPSYILVVVFLLCAAVNVQVEAYRNWRYYWRPWWHWTWQKNNHQASLLNSASFKSVANAVNVQDLKRTDLNPLLITRVPDTPGSRAAREHIIGKLTSIGGWDINQHTFQDTTPLGVKSFTNIIATANPSVNRRLVLACHYDSKYFQRHEFIGATDSALPCAQLLYLARSLAEPLRQANATNPPVTLQLIFFDGEEAFQSWTDTDSLYGSRRLAGDMQNTDHPYPGAQTNLLDGMDMFVLLDLLGARNPHFYDYFQSTSVWYNHMRNIEQRLKRSRVWTGSTTNNYFSGTPHYNALMQDDHIPFLQRNVRILHLIPSPFPNVWHKLSDNAAALDDNTISNLSKIFHIFVAEYLSLPAP; from the exons atGAAAGCGATGCCGTCCTACATTTTGGTGGTTGTATTCCTGCTTTGTGCAGCTGTAAATGTGCAGGTTGAAGCTTATCGAAACTGGCGATATTATTGGCGCCCATGGTGGCATTGGACTTGGCAAAAG AATAATCACCAAGCATCTTTGCTGAACTCAGCTTCCTTTAAATCTGTGGCGAATGCAGTCAATGTGCAAGATCTCAAAAGAACTGATTTGAACCCTCTTCTCATTACAAGGGTTCCTGATACACCTGGCAGCAGAGCGGCACGTGAA CACATCATAGGGAAGCTGACCAGTATTGGAGGATGGGACATAAATCAACACACATTCCAAGACACTACTCCCTTGGGCGTGAAATCATTCACCAACATCATTGCAACAGCCAACCCCAGTGTCAATCGGCGTCTGGTCCTTGCTTGCCATTACGACAGCAAGTACTTTCAACGTCATGAGTTCATCGGAGCTACTGACTCTGCTCTCCCCTGTGCCCAGCTGCTTTATTTGGCCCGATCCCTGGCAGAGCCCTTGAGGCAGGCTAATGCTACAAACCCT CCTGTTACCCTTCAGCTGATATTCTTTGATGGTGAAGAGGCCTTCCAAAGCTGGACAGACACAGATTCACTCTATGGATCACGTCGGCTTGCTGGAGACATGCAAAACACTGATCATCCTTACCCAGGGGCCCAGACTAATCTTCTCGATGGCATG GATATGTTTGTTTTACTGGATCTACTAGGAGCAAGGAATCCGCATTTCTATGATTACTTCCAATCGACATCAGTCTGGTACAACCATATGAGGAATATAG AGCAAAGACTGAAAAGAAGCAGAGTGTGGACTGGAAGTACAACCAATAATTACTTTTCAGGCACTCCTCATTACAATGCTCTTATGCAAGATGACCACATCCCATTCTTACAAAGAA ATGTAAGAATTCTGCACCTTATCCCAAGTCCATTCCCGAATGTTTGGCACAAGTTGAGTGACAATGCAGCAGCCTTAGATGATAACACCATCTCAAACCTCAGTAAAATCTTTCACATATTTGTGGCTGAATATCTCAGCCTCCCTGCTCCATGA
- the LOC121418618 gene encoding glutaminyl-peptide cyclotransferase-like isoform X1: MASRHGRRKIAKSKPGKRGRTSNMHEPEEEEIDLDDTTARTLLMSGFSTATTKQPRQRFGLLIGLFLLGCVVVISLAGGLAWTLSKHTDVPENIPPNADKVTGGAHDIKKNDPAYGLSTQAVFNNHQASLLNSASFKSVANAVNVQDLKRTDLNPLLITRVPDTPGSRAAREHIIGKLTSIGGWDINQHTFQDTTPLGVKSFTNIIATANPSVNRRLVLACHYDSKYFQRHEFIGATDSALPCAQLLYLARSLAEPLRQANATNPPVTLQLIFFDGEEAFQSWTDTDSLYGSRRLAGDMQNTDHPYPGAQTNLLDGMDMFVLLDLLGARNPHFYDYFQSTSVWYNHMRNIEQRLKRSRVWTGSTTNNYFSGTPHYNALMQDDHIPFLQRNVRILHLIPSPFPNVWHKLSDNAAALDDNTISNLSKIFHIFVAEYLSLPAP; encoded by the exons ATGGCTAGCAGACATGGCAGGCGAAAGATAGCGAAGTCCAAGCCGGGTAAGCGGGGTAGAACGTCAAACATGCATGAACCAGAGGAGGAAGAGATTGATTTAGACGACACGACTGCCAGAACTTTACTCATGTCGGGTTTTAGTACGGCTACCACAAAGCAGCCCCGCCAGAGGTTCGGGTTGCTCATTGGACTCTTCCTGCTTGGCTGTGTTGTTGTTATATCCCTAGCTGGAGGGCTAGCTTGGACTTTATCAAAACACACCGATGTGCCTGAGAATATACCTCCTAACGCAGACAAAGTAACTGGAGGAGCTCATGACATTAAGAAAAATGATCCCGCATATGGTCTTTCAACTCAAGCAGTATTT AATAATCACCAAGCATCTTTGCTGAACTCAGCTTCCTTTAAATCTGTGGCGAATGCAGTCAATGTGCAAGATCTCAAAAGAACTGATTTGAACCCTCTTCTCATTACAAGGGTTCCTGATACACCTGGCAGCAGAGCGGCACGTGAA CACATCATAGGGAAGCTGACCAGTATTGGAGGATGGGACATAAATCAACACACATTCCAAGACACTACTCCCTTGGGCGTGAAATCATTCACCAACATCATTGCAACAGCCAACCCCAGTGTCAATCGGCGTCTGGTCCTTGCTTGCCATTACGACAGCAAGTACTTTCAACGTCATGAGTTCATCGGAGCTACTGACTCTGCTCTCCCCTGTGCCCAGCTGCTTTATTTGGCCCGATCCCTGGCAGAGCCCTTGAGGCAGGCTAATGCTACAAACCCT CCTGTTACCCTTCAGCTGATATTCTTTGATGGTGAAGAGGCCTTCCAAAGCTGGACAGACACAGATTCACTCTATGGATCACGTCGGCTTGCTGGAGACATGCAAAACACTGATCATCCTTACCCAGGGGCCCAGACTAATCTTCTCGATGGCATG GATATGTTTGTTTTACTGGATCTACTAGGAGCAAGGAATCCGCATTTCTATGATTACTTCCAATCGACATCAGTCTGGTACAACCATATGAGGAATATAG AGCAAAGACTGAAAAGAAGCAGAGTGTGGACTGGAAGTACAACCAATAATTACTTTTCAGGCACTCCTCATTACAATGCTCTTATGCAAGATGACCACATCCCATTCTTACAAAGAA ATGTAAGAATTCTGCACCTTATCCCAAGTCCATTCCCGAATGTTTGGCACAAGTTGAGTGACAATGCAGCAGCCTTAGATGATAACACCATCTCAAACCTCAGTAAAATCTTTCACATATTTGTGGCTGAATATCTCAGCCTCCCTGCTCCATGA